ATGCAGAATGGATACTCTGCTCCCGTGATGTCTCTCCATCGTTGAATGGCTTTCGCAGTGCTTGCCGTCAGACAATAGAATGGAATATTATAGGTCTGGGCGTACTCATAGAGTTGATCAATGTCGCCGAAATTGCTGTCATCGGCCCTTTCTAAATACGGAGCAATCAGCAGAAACGTATATCCTTTGTGACGAAGCACACTGTCTGTGAGGTCTTTTCCTGTTTTCCTGTCTGCAACAGAGAAGTCATGAATGGGCGGAATGTAGCCTTCTTTGACTTGCACTGTCTTGCTGTCAATGAACTTCCAGGTGGAATCTGGATAGTCATTAAGTGTGAATTCCTTACGCTGTCCGCCTTTCTCCATGATGAAAGTGGTTTCAAACAGTGGTTGTTCTGCATCTTTTGGTATCTCCATTCCATGTGGAATATTCGTGCCGATGCGGTAAGGACGAAAGTCAAACAGTGGCAGATAGTAGAGGCTCAGACCGCTGCTGACAAAGATAAACACAATCGTATAGTTGATGACTATCCACTGGTTGCTTTCTGAAATGAAGCGGAACATCGCCAAAGGTCTTCGCATGATGACGATTGAACAGCCCAGAAGGATGATGTTCTTCACGAGTGTTTCTGTGTTTGTTAAATGCAAAGCATCCCCAAAACAGCCACAGTCTTTCACCGGATTTGCCACGACCAACCACACGGTTATCAGCGTCATGATGCTCATGAAGACTACTATCAACTTGGAAATGAGCCTCCGTTGGATGGCAAAAAGCAGGAAAATGCCCATACAGAACTCAACAGCTGCAAGCAAAACTGCCATAATCAACAGCATCCAATCGGGTAGAAAGCCCGGTATTCCAATTGCTCCGAGGTAGTCTTGTAACTTATATTGCAGTCCAATAGGGTCTATAGCCTTCACGAAACCCGAGAAGATGAACGTCAGTGCCACGATGATGCGGCAGAGATTTACTGTCATTTTCAGTAGTCGTTGGCTCACTGTTGTGTTGCTTTTTATTCCTTTTCAGTCAGTTTGATGACTCCGAATACAGCATAGTTGATGATGTCCATATAGTTTGCATCAATGCCTTCGGATACCAAAGTCTGGCCATTAATGTCTTCAATTTCCTTTATCCGTACCAACTTCGTGAGGATAAAATCCGTGTAACTACTTACACGCATGGCTCTCCAAACCTCGTCGTAATCGTGGTTTTTCTTCAACATCAGCTCCAAAGCTGCCTTGGCATATTTGTCATAAAGACTCAAGGCTTCCTCTGTGGTCATATCAACGGCATCGACAAACCCATGTTCAAGCTGGATAAGTCCAATGATTCCGTAGTTGATTAACCCGATAAATTCGGGACGAATGCCTTCGCCTACGAGTGATTTCTTCTTGATTTCAAGTGACCGGATACGCTTTGCCTTGATGAGAAGTTGGTCAGTTAAGGACTCAGGACGCAGCAAACGCCACGATGCCCCATAGTCATGTAGCTTCTTGTTGAAAAGCTCACGACATTCTTTCATGACGTTCTTAAACTGTTCCTCTGTGTTAGAATGTTTCATAAGTTCAAAAACTTTGCAATTGCAAAGTTACTTATTTATAATGAAACAGCCAAATTTTTGGTTGCTGCTTTGGTTCTTATGGATGTTGCTGGCGATAGCGGATCATCTTTACCACACCACACATGGCTTCGTATCTTGCCTTGAGAGAGTCGCATTTTACATGTAGCATGTTGCGCTCAAACAAAGGGCGTTTGCCCTCAAGTGCATGAAGAGTGACCTGCAAAGAAGAGTCTGTTTTCGCTATATCTGCCTGTGCCATCTTCAGTGAAGCGTCCTGCCATATCTTCAAAGCAGCCTTTCGTGACTCTACAGCTTCAGGGTAATCCTTGCGCAAGGCCATGATAGAATCGAGCGTTTGAGTGTAGTTTCCCGCTTCATACAGCGCCTCTATCTGCGCCATGAGCGGTGCAGCTTTCTCGTCTTGTGTCTCTGCACAGCCGCAAAGAGAGGCACTGACAGCAAGTAACCAAAAATAATTCTTCATGGTTGCAAAATTATAAAAAACTATGTGAAACGGCATATTCTGCACTAATTTTTAGTAACTTTGTACGCAATTTATAGCAAGTTAAGAGAAATTAAGCAACAATGAGAAATCTAACTGACGCTGATTTGGCGCGTCTACTCAATAAAGATATCTTCCACCTGATTTCAGAAGCGGCCGACAAACTGGCACTTGAGTGCTATGTTGTGGGCGGATATGTGCGTGATTTGTTCCTTGAACGCCCGTCAAACGATATAGATGTCGTCGTCGTTGGCAGTGGAATACAGGTTGCAAGCGAACTGAAGAACCGCTTGGGCAGGCGTGCTCATCTCTCAGTGTTCCGTAATTTCGGCACAGCACAGGTGAAATATGGTGGCATGGAGATTGAATTCGTGGGGGCACGAAAGGAGAGTTACAGCCACGATTCGCGCAAACCGCATGTTGAAGACGGTACACTTGAAGACGATCAGAACCGCCGTGACTTCACCATCAATGCCTTGGCAGTATGCCTGAACAAGGAGCGTTTCGGCCAACTTGTTGATCCTTTCGATGGCGTTTACGACATGGAAGACGGTATTATCCGTACACCGCTCGACCCAGATATAACATTTTCCGATGATCCTCTGCGCATGATGCGTTGTATTCGCTTTGCAACACAGTTGAATTTCTTTATCGAAGACGAGACGTTTGAAGCCTTGCAGCGTAATGCCGAGCGTATAAAAATCATCAGTGGAGAGCGTATTGACGACGAACTTAACAAGATAATGCTGACCCAAACGCCAAGCAAAGGCTTCATAGATCTTTACCGTTGTGGGCTGCTTCAGCTGATTATCCCCGAGTTGGTGGCGCTTGATGTGGTTGAAACCCGCAATGGTCGTGCCCACAAGAATAACTTTTATCATACTTTAGAGGTGCTTGATAACCTCTGCAAAGCGCAAACTAACAATGGCAAGTTAGGCGAAATGGCCCTCTGGTTGCGCTGGTCGGCACTGTTTCATGACATAGGAAAGCCTCGTTGTAAGCGTTGGGACAACGTTGTCGGCTGGTCTTTCCACAACCATAACTACGTGGGTGCAAAGATGATACCGGGCATATTCCGTCGCATGAAGCTGCCTATGGACAGCAAGATGAAGTATGTTCAGAAGATGGTCGACCTGCACATGCGTCCTATTGTCATTGCCGATGAAGAAGTAACCGACAGTGCTGTGCGCCGTTTAATGAATGATGCGGGCGATGATATTGACGATTTAATGATGCTCTGTGAAGCTGATATCACGAGCAAGAACCAAGTGCGAAAACAGCGTTTCTTAGATAACTTCCGCATTGTTCGCGAGAAAATAGCCGACTTGAAGGTGCGCGATTACAAGCGACTCCTGCAACCTTGCATCGACGGTAACGAGATTATGGAGATGTTCCACCTTGGCCCTTGCCGTGAAGTAGGCCAATTAAAGCAGACTTTGAAAGACGCAGTGCTCGACAACAAGGTTGAAAATGAGCGCGAACCCCTCATGCAATTGTTGATGAAGAAAGCTAAAAGCATGGGATTGGTAGAGTAGAAAAGAGAAGTGTCTAAGCGTGATATAGCAGATTGTCTGTTAATCTGTTCTCTTAAAGAAAAGCCTTTTAAATGTGAGCACTACGCAGACAATGAAGCAAATAAGTGCGAAAGGTAGACTGCATAAAGCGGCTTTCCAAAAAGAGAAATGATAAAAATAAAGGAATAAACTTGTGGGTATATAGATGCAAAGAAAGCCTGCACAGACACAATACATGAAGGGAACGGGTTCCCGAACGAGCATGATTTTATGGCTACAATGGTTACATCTTGTCGGGTAGTTTGTGCCTCGATAGATATACAAGAAGCAGCGTTTTAGGGAGATTTCTTTGTGACAATATGGGCATTCTCTGTTTCTCATTCTCTGTTTCTCTGTGAATATAGGCAACGAATAGGTGTTCTCAAGTTGAGAGGTCTATGTTTTGTTTCGCACTTCTTTGACGTTTTTATTTTTTAAAATCTTCATCCGCAAGCATCATTGTTATTATTCTTTTATTCATTAATTTGTTTGGTTTTAGATGTTTAACTCTATGTTACAAATATACAGATTGTAAGGAGAATAATAATCATCAATGTGGCTAAGAGATGTTAAATCCCTGAAAAACTTCATTCTTTGTCGTCTATCAGTTTTGTTTTTATAGATTTATTGCAGGCATTGTTGTTGCAAAATTAGAATAAATCTTTGGCTATTATGGTTTTGTCTCCTATACAAAACGGCACCTTTTAGTTTGCCGTTCCATTTTATCCCGCTACATATTTTCTCTTCGTTTTGTAAACTTTGTTGACCAAAAAACATGTAGTTTCATTTCTGCAAAATAGAAATTGAAAATCAAGAAAAAGGTTCTTTCTCATCATTTTCTGATGAGTTGCTTTTCAATTTCAGTTGTCTTACGTTGCATTTTGACTCATGTTGCATGGTAATTAGCGTCAGATAGCATTGCCGAATGACTGATATTGCATGCTGAAGTGACTGATTTTATACGTTGATTTCATTCATTTTGCATGCTTTTATCATGTTTTTTTGTGTTGAATTTTGTTGCAGATTGCCTAATTGTTTGATAGATAAGAAGTTGTAAAACAGGCTCAAAACTCGCGTATTTCGAGTCTAAGTCTTTTTCATTTCAAATACGCGAGTTTTACAACGATAATTATAAATATTCTTTACTGCATTCTTTTTGCATTCCTACTTGTTTTTTCACAGTGTTTAAATGCTTGTTCAAAGAAGACTGTCTATATGTTCCTTTTCATTTTGTCTTTAGCCTATTTCCCAACAAGATTAAGCAGAAAGATATTCAATCATTTGCAAATATCGCTTTAATTTCCTATATTTGCCTTGTGATAAACAATAAAACTGAAACGTTATGCCAGAGATAAGCCGATTTTATGGAATTGTAATTTATATGTATATAGCAGATCATAATCCGCCACATTTCCATATTTGGTATGATGATTATAAAGCAACAATGACCATAACTGACGGAATAGTCACAGGCTCTTTACCTCGCAGAGCTATTAAAATGGTATATGAATGGCTTGATTTGCATAAGGAAGAGTTAATGGAAAACTGGGAACGGCTTTCTAATCGTGAGTCAGCTAACAAGATAGAACCCTTAAAATAAACGATGATGAAACAGAAAGATAGTGCTCAGATATTAACGGTTACAGCAGCGGTGTATGTAAATGATAACACGCTTCGTATCACTTTCAGCAATGGAGAGGAACGGTTGCTCGACTTCACTCCGTTGATGCAGGAAGGTATTTGCCGAAAATTGCAGGATAAGGACTATTTCAAATCGTTTACATTAGACCCGTTTACGATTGATTGGAACAACGAAGTAGGTTTTGCACCCGAGTTTCTTTATGCACAAAGTGTGCGCTTATAGAGTATATTATAGTAGTTTTGTCCTTTTATTTTGTTTCATTGTATTCTGCTTCATTGTTGAGATTGCAGAATTTGGTGATTGATTTCTTTGAGGAGATTCAAAGGTGTGGGGTTAGCAATGACTATTATAAATACAATCTCTTGCTGTTTTCTTGCATTCCTACTCATTTGTAGGTAGCTTGCATTTCATGTGGTTTAGGTATTGTTATGATTGTAGAAAAGGCATATTTTTGTAAAGTCTTAACAGATTAATTCATATCTAAAACCACAATTAAAGATGAAAAAGAATTTTTTATTAAGTGTCGTGTTGCTGTGCATGGCAGGTCTTATGGCTATGGCAGGAAGTCCTGTCGGTAAGGCTAAAATGGTGAAGAAGCCAACTCAAAGGCAGGCGAAAGTGGAGGGAACTTATGTTGCGTTTTTCTCTGATAACGGTGCAAATGCGTCGAAATGGGACTCGCTCTGGCTTGCTGAAGCAGCGAAGTATGTGGGCAAGGAAAAGGCTTCCGAGGCTGTGGCTAAGATGAAAAATAAGTGCAACGGCACCTGTATCGGGAGTGAAGCTGTAAGGAAATTCGGAGCTTTTGCCAATGACAATAAGGATTACAGTGGCACTTTTCAGTTTGATTGTCGCTTCAAACACGGTGTAGATCAATTGACTTTCAAAGGCAGAAGGATTACAGGGGTCGATGCAAGTGGCTCACGTGTGTTCTCGCATACCTATTCTTTGGTTGGGAAAGACAAGGCCTTCGGTGCCGAATTCTATAAGAGTGATGATGGCAATCGGGACGAATTCACTTACTTTATGTTGCTTCCCGACACGCCGGCTGACACTTATCACATCGAACTTCGATACGGTTCGAACATCGAAGCATTGAAAAATATGCGCATGGGTAAGTATGCTTACTGGATGATAGGGGCTGTACGTGCGGGCAATGATGCCGATTGTGCAGCTGCAATCAAGCTGTATGTGGAAGAAAATCTGCGTGCAGAGAAACATTAAGGCAGGTTTATGTTATCCGTTTGCTGAGTGTAGTCAGCCGGAAAGAAAAGGCTTGGACGTCTGTTGAATGACAGCCCTTTGTACGCATGTAACATGCATATGAAGGGCTGTCTTTGCTTTTCCAGCTTTTGTTTTAGGGGTGTCTTATGTGCTTCTTGCTGTAATCTTTGTTAAAAAGTAAAGTCAATTCATGACACTTTCTGATTTTAATTTGTAACTTTGCAGTACCAAAACTCTTTTGTTGTTTTGGGTTTTCTTATGATGATTTGATGCAACATGAAATCCGATAGCGAGCATCAGTTGCAGAAAGAAAATAGGAATAGGATAAGTTCTAAATATATAAATAGGTATGAAAATTATTAAGTTTTTGTTTGTTGCGGCAGTAACCGCTTCGCTTACTGCTTGTGGCGGTGGCGGCTCAATGCCTAAATTCGGCAACAACGAGTTCCCTGTTGAGACGGTTGGTGCCAACAGCGCATCGCTTCAGTCCACATATCCGGCAACGATAAAAGGCATTCAAGATGTTGAGGTTCGCCCTAAAGTGTCGGGCTTCATCACGAGAGTTTATGTGCATGAAGGACAGGTTGTGAAAGCCGGTCAGCCGCTTTTTTCAATTGATAGTGAAACTTATCAGGCTGCAGTTCGCCAGGCACAGGCCAGTGTCAACACGGCCCGTGCACAGCTGAATACGGCTCGTTTGACTTATGAAAACAACAAGAAGCTGTTTGATAAGAAGGTAATCGGACAATATGAACTGTCTACTGCGCAGAACACTTATGCCACAGCACAGGCTTCTTTGGCGCAGGCCATGGCTGCATTGGCCTCTGCAAAGGAGACTTTAAGCTGGTGTATGGTGAAGAGTCCTGCCGCTGGTGTGATTGGCAGTTTGCCTTATAAAGCGGGCGCATTAGTCAGTGCTTCGTCGGTTGATCCGTTGACTACGGTTTCTGATGTCAGTACGGTTGAGGTGTTCTTCTCCATGTCGGAGAATGATATTCTGGGGCTGACGAAGACCGCAGGAAGCGTTACTGCTGCTCTGAAAGACCTTCCGGCGGTGAAGTTGCAGCTTGTTGATGGTTCGCTATACAACCATCCCGGAAAGGTCGTTAAGATGAGTGGAGTGATTAACTCCTCTACAGGTGCCTATTCACTCATTGCTCATTTTGCCAATCCTGAACGCCTGTTGAAGAGCGGGGGAGCCGGACAGATCATCATTCCACGCACAGACAATCATGCGATTGTTATTCCCCAAGAGGCTACAGTGTCTGTTCAAGACAAGCTGTTTGTGTATAAAGTGGGTAAAAATAATAAGGTGTATTACACTGAAATCAAGGTGAACCCACAGAATGACGGCAACACTTATATCGTGACAAGCGGTCTTTCGGTAGGCGACCGCATTGTTGTTAAAGGCTTGACGAAGCTTTCCGATAAGATGGAAATCAAGCCGGTGACGCTTGCTGCCTATCAAAAGAGCATTGATGATGCCGCTAAACTCGGTGCCAAGCAAGGCTCGGCAAGTGGCTTTGTTGATGTGATGAAAGGAAAATAAGATAAGAATGTTTTCGATAAACCAAATGAGTAAGGTCAAGTTTTCTTGAACTTTATCATGGCAAGAAAGCGCACTTATGGTGAAATGAAATAAGAACGTATGACATTTACAAACTTTATTAAGCGCCCGGTACTGTCGACGGTGATTTCAATCTTCTTCGTCTTGCTGGGTGCAATCGGTCTGGTTTCACTGCCTATTGAGCAGTATCCAGACATCGCACCGCCTACAATATCGGTCATGACCTCGTATACGGGAGCCGATGCACAGACAGTTTTGAACTCCGTTATTACGCCTTTGGAAGAGAGTATCAATGGTGTAGAGAACATGACCTATATGTCTTCGACCGCAACTAACTCGGGAATGGCGATGATAACGGTATATTTCAAGCAGGGATCGAATGCAGATATGGCGGCCGTCAACGTGCAGAACCGTGTCCAGCAGGCTCAGGCTTTGCTGCCGGCTGAGGTTACTCGTGCCGGTGTGACAGTCTCTAAGCGTCAGTCTTCCAATGTAATCATGTATTCATTGACCACAGAAGACGGTCGTTATGACGGTCAGTTCCTGACAAACTACAATAACATCAACATCGTTCCACAGTTGAAACGTATCAAAGGTGTAGGTGATGTGCAGACGCCGGGAACGGAGACTTATTCCATGAGAATATGGCTTCAACCCGACAAGATGAAGCAGTATGGCTTGGTTCCTTCTGATATAACCGGTGTATTGGCAGAGCAGAACATCGAAGCTGCGCCTGGTTCTTTGGGCGAAAGTGGGTCTGTTGCCTATGAATATGCACTGAGATATAAAGGTCGCCTGAAGTCGGTTCCGGAGTTTGAAAACATCATGTTGAAAAGCTCAATGACGGGAGAGACCCTGCGATTGAAGGATGTTGCCAAGGTGGAATTAGGCGCATTGATGTATAATGTGAAGCTCATCAACAACGGACAGCCTGCAGTTATGGGTATGGTTAACCAGATTGCAGGGTCTAATGCCACGGATATTGCCAAGGCTGTAAAGGCTGCTTTGAAAGAAGCCAGCAAGAGTTTCCCTCCCGGAATGGAATATACGATAGAGCAGGATACAACAGAATTCCTCTTTGCTTCCATAGAAGAAGTAGTTATAACGCTGTTCATTACGTTAGCATTGGTATTCTTTGTGGTCTATATTTTCCTGCAGGATATACGCTCAACGCTTATTCCTTTGATTGCCGTTCCTGTGGCATTGATAGGTACTTTCTTCTTCCTTTGGGTCTTTGGCTTCTCAATCAACCTGCTCGTTCTGTCCGCTTTGCTGCTTGCCATCGCCATTGTTGTGGACGATGCCATAGTAGTTGTTGAGGCCGTTCATGCCAAGTTAGACCAAGGTTACAAGAGTGCTTTGACGGCATCTATTGATGCAATGAACGAAATTTCAGGCGCTATCATCTCCATTACGCTTGTAATGGCGGCAGTGTTCGTGCCTGTTTCCTTCCTCGGAGGCACCTCGGGAACGTTCTATAGAGAGTTCGGTGTGACGATGGCACTGTCAATTGTCATCTCCGCTCTTAACGCTTTGACACTTTCTCCGGCTCTTTGTGCGATACTGTTGAAGCCACATGACGAGGAAAAAGACGAGACAAACAAGAACTTTGTGAGTCGTTTCCACAGTAATTTCAACCGTATCTTCGATAAGACTACTAATAAATATAAGAAAGGTGTCACCCGTATTATCAACCATAAGGTGTGGGCTGGCATTGCCGTTGCTGTTGGAATAGCAGCTTTGGTGATTACAATGAAGTTCACAAAGACGGGACTTGTGCCTGATGAAGATACCGGAACGCTGTTCGTGATGATATCAGCCAATCCGGGAACGAGCCAGGAACGGACTCACGAAATCGTTGAGGAAGTAGACAAGATGCTGGCAAGTAATCCTGCCATTCAGCGTCGCGAAGGCATTGCCGGCTATAACTTCATTGCCGGACAAGGTTCGGATCAGGCTACGTTCATCATCAAGTTGAAGCCTTTCGAAGAGCGTTCAGGCGGCTTCTTCACACGTATCAAGAATGCAATCTCGCAGGGAGACCCGATGGCTTTGCTTGTAAATCCGTTGGAATCGAACTCTGTTTTAGGCATGATCTATAAGCAGACGGCTTCTATCAAGGATGCCCAGATCTTGGCATTCGGCCCTCCAATGGTGCCGGGTTTCTCTGTTCAGAATGGTATTACGATGACACTTCAGGACAAAACCGGTGGAGATTTGAACAAGTTCTTCAACGTTGCGCAGGACTTCCTCAAGGAGTTGAACAAGCGACCAGAGGTGAAGCAGGCCATGACAACATATAATCCTAACTATCCACAGTACATGGTTGACGTCGATGTTGCCAAGACAAAGCAGGCCGGTATCTCTCCAACTGTGGTGCTTTCTACGCTGCAAGGCTACCTCGGGGGTATGTATGCATCCAATTTCAACGCTTATGGTAAGCTCTATCGTGTGATGATTCAGGCTGCACCAAACGACCGTTTACGTCCTGAACAGCTGTCGAATATCTACGTTCGCACGGCAAGTGGTCAGATGTCTCCGGTCTCGGAGTTCTGTACTTTGAAGCGTGTTTACGGCCCATCCAATATTGCCCGCTTCAATTTGTATACCGCAATAAACGTCAGTGTGACGCCAAACACGGGCTATTCTTCAGGTCAAGCCATGCAAGCTATAGCCGAAGTGTCGAAGAATACGATGCCTCAGGGCTATGGATATGAGTATTCCGGACTGACAAGATCAGAGGCGGAGAGCAGCAATGCAACGGCTATTGTGCTCGTTCTCTGTGTGATTTTTGTCTATTTAATCCTCAGTGCACAGTACGAGAGCTATGTTCTTCCGTTGTCGGTAATCCTTTCCATTCCGTTCGGATTGGCCGGAGCATTCCTCTTTACGATGCTCTTCGGACACTCGAATGACATCTATATGCAGATATCGCTCATCATGTTGATCGGTCTGTTGGCTAAGAATGCCATCTTGATTGTACAGTTTGCGCTCGAAAGACGACACACTGGTATGGCTATCAAGTATAGTGCTATCCTCGGTGCAGCTGCTCGTCTGCGTCCAATTCTGATGACTTCACTCGCTATGGTCATAGGTCTTCTGCCGTTGATGTTTGCAAGTGGTGTTGGCAAGAACGGCAACCAGACCCTTGGTGCGGCTGCCGTGGGCGGTATGTTGATTGGTACTTTGTGTCAGCTTTTCATTGTTCCGGCTCTCTTTGTGGCTTTCCAATGGTTGCAAGAGAAGATATCTCCGTTGAAGTTTGAAGAGGAACTGAACGAGGAGGTGACCTCCGAACTTGAGCAATATGCCCACAAGAATGGTGTCGTAACCCTTAACAACAATAAGAATTAAGATGATGAAGAATATAAATAAGACGATATTTCTCATGGCAATTGCAGCCGTCATGCTGACGGGATGCAAGAGTCTTTATGGCAAATATGAACGTCCGGAGGTCAACACGAGCGGTGTGTTCCGCGATGTTGTCTCCGACAAAGACACACTTGTCGCCACAGATACGGCTACATTTGCCAACATCCCATGGCGCAGTGTGTTTACCGATACACAGCTGCAGAGGCTTATTGAGCAGGGATTGGCCCACAACCCAAACCTTCTCAATGCTGCATTGAACGTGCAAATGGCCGAGGCTCAGCTCAAGGCGGCTAAGCTTTCATTTCTTCCTTCGTTTGCTTTTACGCCACAAGGCACTATCTCTTCATGGGATGGAAACAAGGCAAACAAGGTTTACAGCTTGCCGGTTACAGCCAGTTGGAACGTAGATCTCTTTGGAACGCTGCTCTCTTCGAAGCGTGCCGCACAGGTAGCTTTGCTGCAAAGTAAGGATTATCAGGTGTCTGTTCAGACCAAGTTGATTGCCAACATCGCCAATATGTACTACACACTCCTTATGCTTGACAAGCAAATGGAATTGGTAACAGACATGGAAAAGCTGACGAAAGACACCTGGGATATCATGGTCTTGCAGAAAGATGCCATAGTAGGTGTGCGCTCTACTGCCGTTCAAAGAGCCGAAGCCAACTACTATTCAGTGCTCACCCAAAAGGTAGATATCAAGCGACAGATACGTGAAACCGAGAACGCTCTTTCGCTTTTAATCGGTCAGCAGGCACAAAGCATCAGCCGAGGTAAGCTTGAAGACCAGATGCTGCCGGTCAATTTCTCTACCGGAGTGGGGCTGCAATTACTGCAAAATCGTGCTGATGTCCATGCAGCTGAAATGGCATTGGCGCAGTGTTTCTATAATGTGGAGACCGCACGCAGCCGTTTCTATCCTGTGCTTAACATCAATGCGAGCGGTGCTTTCACCAATAGTGGGGGCATGGGGATAGTTAATCCCGGCAAGTGGTTACTCACTGCAGTCGGTTCCTTGACGCAACCTATCTTCCAGAATGGTAAACTTGTGGCCGGACTTAAAGTGGCGAAAGCTCAATACGAGCAGGCTTTCAACACCTGGCAGAACGCTGTTCTCACTGCAGGAAGCGAGGTCAGCAACGCTCTGGTGCAATATAACAGCGCCGAAGAGAAGTCGAAAGTTGAGGCCAAGCAGATTGAAGTGCTCAAGAAGAACGTTGACGACACGAAGGAATTAATGGCAAGTGCAGGCAGCACCTATCTTGAAGTGATCACCGCACAGAGCAGTCTTCTCAATGCAGAACTCTCCAAAGTGGCCGACGATTTCAGCAAGATGCAGGCCGTAGTCAACCTCTATAGTGCATTAGGAGGAGGGAGTAGATGATGTGAAATGAGAAATATGGGGTGTGGAATGATGCTGATGAGGAGTGTGGAATGAGGAATGTGGAATGATATGTCACGCTACATTCCACATTAAAACAATTCCATATCCAACACTCCTCACTTCACATTAAAACACAATTCCACATTTCTCACTCCTCATTCCACATGAAAATAACTTCACATTCAACATTACTCATTCAACATTTACAACTATGTCAAGTGATATAAGTCCAAGAGCAGAGGTGTCACCGAAAGCTAAAATCGGCGACAACTGCAAGAT
The nucleotide sequence above comes from Segatella oris. Encoded proteins:
- a CDS encoding DUF4160 domain-containing protein, translating into MPEISRFYGIVIYMYIADHNPPHFHIWYDDYKATMTITDGIVTGSLPRRAIKMVYEWLDLHKEELMENWERLSNRESANKIEPLK
- a CDS encoding TolC family protein, coding for MMKNINKTIFLMAIAAVMLTGCKSLYGKYERPEVNTSGVFRDVVSDKDTLVATDTATFANIPWRSVFTDTQLQRLIEQGLAHNPNLLNAALNVQMAEAQLKAAKLSFLPSFAFTPQGTISSWDGNKANKVYSLPVTASWNVDLFGTLLSSKRAAQVALLQSKDYQVSVQTKLIANIANMYYTLLMLDKQMELVTDMEKLTKDTWDIMVLQKDAIVGVRSTAVQRAEANYYSVLTQKVDIKRQIRETENALSLLIGQQAQSISRGKLEDQMLPVNFSTGVGLQLLQNRADVHAAEMALAQCFYNVETARSRFYPVLNINASGAFTNSGGMGIVNPGKWLLTAVGSLTQPIFQNGKLVAGLKVAKAQYEQAFNTWQNAVLTAGSEVSNALVQYNSAEEKSKVEAKQIEVLKKNVDDTKELMASAGSTYLEVITAQSSLLNAELSKVADDFSKMQAVVNLYSALGGGSR
- a CDS encoding DUF1599 domain-containing protein is translated as MKHSNTEEQFKNVMKECRELFNKKLHDYGASWRLLRPESLTDQLLIKAKRIRSLEIKKKSLVGEGIRPEFIGLINYGIIGLIQLEHGFVDAVDMTTEEALSLYDKYAKAALELMLKKNHDYDEVWRAMRVSSYTDFILTKLVRIKEIEDINGQTLVSEGIDANYMDIINYAVFGVIKLTEKE
- a CDS encoding CCA tRNA nucleotidyltransferase, which produces MRNLTDADLARLLNKDIFHLISEAADKLALECYVVGGYVRDLFLERPSNDIDVVVVGSGIQVASELKNRLGRRAHLSVFRNFGTAQVKYGGMEIEFVGARKESYSHDSRKPHVEDGTLEDDQNRRDFTINALAVCLNKERFGQLVDPFDGVYDMEDGIIRTPLDPDITFSDDPLRMMRCIRFATQLNFFIEDETFEALQRNAERIKIISGERIDDELNKIMLTQTPSKGFIDLYRCGLLQLIIPELVALDVVETRNGRAHKNNFYHTLEVLDNLCKAQTNNGKLGEMALWLRWSALFHDIGKPRCKRWDNVVGWSFHNHNYVGAKMIPGIFRRMKLPMDSKMKYVQKMVDLHMRPIVIADEEVTDSAVRRLMNDAGDDIDDLMMLCEADITSKNQVRKQRFLDNFRIVREKIADLKVRDYKRLLQPCIDGNEIMEMFHLGPCREVGQLKQTLKDAVLDNKVENEREPLMQLLMKKAKSMGLVE
- a CDS encoding DUF2442 domain-containing protein, whose protein sequence is MMKQKDSAQILTVTAAVYVNDNTLRITFSNGEERLLDFTPLMQEGICRKLQDKDYFKSFTLDPFTIDWNNEVGFAPEFLYAQSVRL
- a CDS encoding efflux RND transporter periplasmic adaptor subunit, translating into MKIIKFLFVAAVTASLTACGGGGSMPKFGNNEFPVETVGANSASLQSTYPATIKGIQDVEVRPKVSGFITRVYVHEGQVVKAGQPLFSIDSETYQAAVRQAQASVNTARAQLNTARLTYENNKKLFDKKVIGQYELSTAQNTYATAQASLAQAMAALASAKETLSWCMVKSPAAGVIGSLPYKAGALVSASSVDPLTTVSDVSTVEVFFSMSENDILGLTKTAGSVTAALKDLPAVKLQLVDGSLYNHPGKVVKMSGVINSSTGAYSLIAHFANPERLLKSGGAGQIIIPRTDNHAIVIPQEATVSVQDKLFVYKVGKNNKVYYTEIKVNPQNDGNTYIVTSGLSVGDRIVVKGLTKLSDKMEIKPVTLAAYQKSIDDAAKLGAKQGSASGFVDVMKGK